The proteins below are encoded in one region of Effusibacillus dendaii:
- a CDS encoding pyridoxal phosphate-dependent aminotransferase, translating into MPFGLSDRVKSIPPSPTLSIDAKTKELVAQGIDIINLSVGEPDFGTPEPACQEGITAIQEGFTKYTAVAGINNLRKAIAKTLKEEDGVEYEMDDIIVSNGAKHSLFNVFMAVCNPGDEVILPAPYWVSYPEMIRLAGATPVIIETDESTGFKITPELLKNAITSKTKALLLNSPSNPTGAVYTPEELQALAKVIEQHDFYVISDEIYGKLVYDVRQVSIASLSEAMKQRTLLVNGFSKAFAMTGWRLGYVAGDRAVIKAMTTFQSQSTSNPSSISQRAGVKALECFDPQVVEVFRRRRDYILKRIEAMPYIQCIVPNGAFYVFPNVSGVFGKTYQDVTIDSASTFATLLLEKANIALVPGEGFGAPNNIRISYAVSDEDLTKAMDRLETFLQEVK; encoded by the coding sequence ATGCCGTTTGGATTATCTGACCGCGTGAAATCGATTCCGCCGTCACCCACTCTGTCAATCGATGCAAAAACCAAAGAGTTGGTGGCACAAGGTATCGATATTATCAATCTGAGTGTGGGGGAGCCTGATTTCGGCACACCGGAACCGGCCTGTCAGGAAGGCATCACCGCCATTCAGGAAGGATTTACGAAATATACTGCTGTTGCCGGTATTAACAATCTGCGCAAAGCGATCGCCAAAACCCTGAAAGAGGAAGACGGCGTTGAATATGAAATGGACGACATTATTGTTTCAAACGGCGCCAAACATTCTCTGTTTAACGTTTTTATGGCTGTTTGCAATCCGGGCGATGAAGTCATTTTGCCCGCTCCGTACTGGGTCAGCTACCCGGAAATGATCCGTCTGGCCGGAGCCACGCCAGTGATCATCGAAACGGATGAATCGACCGGTTTTAAAATTACGCCCGAGCTTTTAAAAAACGCGATTACATCGAAGACGAAAGCGCTGCTGCTGAACTCGCCGAGCAACCCGACTGGCGCTGTCTATACGCCGGAAGAACTGCAAGCGCTGGCGAAAGTCATTGAGCAGCACGACTTCTATGTCATTTCTGACGAAATATACGGAAAACTGGTTTATGATGTTCGGCAAGTTTCGATTGCCTCTCTATCGGAAGCAATGAAACAGCGTACATTGCTCGTCAACGGTTTTTCCAAAGCGTTTGCCATGACCGGCTGGCGATTGGGATATGTAGCGGGAGATCGTGCCGTTATTAAAGCGATGACCACCTTTCAGAGTCAGTCCACTTCAAATCCGTCATCGATTTCACAGCGCGCCGGCGTGAAAGCGTTGGAATGTTTCGATCCGCAGGTGGTCGAGGTTTTCCGCCGCCGCCGCGATTATATTTTGAAACGAATTGAGGCCATGCCTTATATTCAATGCATTGTGCCAAACGGTGCATTTTATGTATTCCCAAACGTATCGGGGGTTTTTGGCAAAACGTATCAGGACGTAACGATTGACTCGGCCAGCACGTTTGCCACGCTCTTGTTAGAGAAGGCCAATATTGCTTTGGTTCCGGGCGAAGGATTCGGCGCCCCCAACAACATACGGATTTCGTATGCGGTGTCAGATGAGGATTTGACAAAAGCGATGGATCGGCTGGAAACGTTTCTGCAAGAAGTCAAGTAA
- a CDS encoding EAL domain-containing protein → MNPFRIMLLYILASIGWFVISDRILNFFVENLEKVLFLQIFNGLFFVLVTSWMLHLLISRNMAQLQESEEKYQAVLDNIRDGYYEVDLAGKFTELNQSLCEIFGYSREDLLNMNNRDYTDEKTSAEIYETFNRVFRTGEPVTSYEFKMNSKEGKERFIDISISLICNAKGEPTGFRGICRDITERKEAERRLEESEQRYRSIVEYNTDMIFSVSIDGKVLTMSPAVEKFLGYQMEELIGQDVISYVCPEEWPSLRVRMDNVRKGQPQEYEVTVLHKNGKRLIAQITSFPITADNKVTGIYGIAKDVTERNRAIELINHMAYHDALTDLPNRRYFQERLLTALHDAKIRQHKVGLIFLDLDHFKNINDMLGHAVGDLLLQTVADRLRQCIQNDEVVGRMGGDEFTVLMPSISDSEELVAMVDRIFDAFRYPINMEGSEFLITTSIGAAIYPDDGEDMETLMKNADSAMYTAKEQGKSTYQLYMPNTDTGVFQRLTLESELQRALEREEFVVYYQPQIDVSHNSTVGLEALVRWKHPKRGLLTPAEFIPLAEETGMIIQIGEWVLRKVCRQSRIWQDAGLPPLRVAVNISTRQFQQRNFVDLIEQVLQETGLEAKYLELELIENISMKNTGSVTETLKKLKSIGLHISIDDFGTGYSSLSYLKQFPVDSLKIDQSFIREITNDPDDAAIVQAIIALAHNLKLKVIAEGVETVEQLRFLEANQCDVAQGHLLGKPMSASEIQALHRKTVRPSF, encoded by the coding sequence TTGAATCCCTTTCGAATAATGCTTTTATATATCTTGGCTTCGATCGGTTGGTTCGTTATCTCTGACCGGATTTTGAATTTCTTTGTGGAAAATTTGGAAAAGGTGCTGTTTTTACAGATTTTCAACGGTCTGTTCTTTGTGTTGGTCACCTCCTGGATGCTTCATTTATTGATCAGTCGTAACATGGCGCAGCTGCAGGAAAGTGAAGAGAAGTATCAGGCCGTTCTGGACAATATCAGGGACGGCTATTATGAAGTCGATCTGGCAGGTAAGTTTACGGAACTCAATCAATCATTGTGCGAGATTTTCGGATATTCGCGGGAGGATTTGTTGAATATGAACAACCGCGATTATACGGACGAGAAAACTTCTGCTGAAATATACGAAACATTTAACCGGGTTTTTCGGACCGGTGAACCGGTCACTAGTTATGAATTTAAAATGAACTCAAAAGAGGGGAAAGAACGGTTTATAGATATCTCCATTTCTCTGATTTGCAATGCGAAAGGGGAACCGACCGGTTTTCGCGGTATCTGCCGGGATATTACAGAGCGCAAGGAAGCGGAACGGCGTCTGGAAGAAAGCGAACAACGCTACCGATCCATTGTGGAATATAACACCGATATGATTTTCTCCGTTTCTATCGATGGAAAGGTTTTGACCATGAGCCCTGCTGTTGAGAAGTTTCTCGGATATCAAATGGAGGAATTGATTGGTCAGGATGTCATTTCTTATGTTTGTCCGGAAGAATGGCCAAGCTTGCGGGTGCGTATGGATAATGTCAGAAAGGGTCAGCCGCAGGAATATGAAGTGACAGTCCTACACAAAAACGGCAAACGGTTGATCGCGCAGATAACCTCATTCCCCATTACCGCAGATAACAAGGTGACAGGGATCTACGGTATTGCGAAAGACGTTACGGAACGCAATCGCGCGATTGAACTGATTAACCACATGGCCTATCATGATGCGCTGACGGATTTGCCGAACCGGAGGTATTTTCAGGAACGACTGTTAACTGCGCTGCATGATGCGAAGATCAGGCAGCATAAGGTCGGGTTAATTTTTCTCGACCTGGACCACTTTAAAAACATTAATGACATGTTGGGACACGCAGTCGGCGATTTGCTGCTGCAAACGGTGGCCGATCGGTTGCGGCAATGTATCCAAAACGATGAAGTGGTTGGCCGCATGGGCGGTGATGAATTTACTGTATTGATGCCTTCCATCTCCGATTCGGAGGAGCTGGTCGCGATGGTGGACCGAATTTTTGACGCATTCAGGTATCCAATTAACATGGAGGGCAGTGAATTTTTAATCACCACCAGTATCGGGGCAGCGATCTACCCGGATGACGGGGAAGATATGGAAACCCTTATGAAAAACGCTGACTCTGCCATGTACACGGCGAAAGAGCAAGGCAAGAGCACGTATCAGTTGTATATGCCCAATACGGATACGGGTGTATTCCAGAGGTTAACCTTGGAAAGCGAATTGCAACGGGCCCTGGAACGTGAAGAGTTTGTTGTCTACTATCAACCGCAAATCGATGTGTCTCACAACTCTACAGTCGGGTTGGAGGCACTGGTTCGTTGGAAGCATCCAAAACGAGGGTTACTTACTCCGGCAGAATTTATTCCTTTAGCGGAAGAGACGGGTATGATCATCCAAATAGGGGAATGGGTACTGCGGAAGGTGTGCAGGCAAAGCCGGATTTGGCAAGACGCCGGGCTTCCGCCGCTGCGAGTGGCGGTTAATATTTCTACCCGCCAGTTTCAACAGCGAAATTTTGTCGATTTGATCGAGCAAGTGCTGCAAGAAACCGGGTTGGAAGCCAAATATCTGGAGTTGGAACTGATTGAAAACATTTCCATGAAAAATACCGGTTCAGTTACAGAAACGTTAAAAAAGCTGAAAAGCATTGGCCTCCATATTTCAATCGACGATTTTGGAACCGGCTATTCATCCCTAAGCTACTTAAAACAATTTCCGGTTGATTCCTTAAAAATCGATCAGTCGTTCATCCGTGAAATTACAAATGACCCTGATGATGCAGCGATTGTTCAGGCTATAATTGCGTTGGCGCACAACTTAAAGTTAAAAGTGATTGCCGAGGGAGTCGAAACGGTGGAGCAGCTTCGTTTCCTCGAAGCGAATCAGTGTGATGTGGCGCAAGGACATCTGTTAGGAAAACCGATGTCAGCTTCCGAAATCCAGGCACTGCATAGAAAAACAGTACGTCCTTCGTTTTGA